The segment TACGCCGTCCCCGGCACCACCACGCGGATGGGCGGCTTGAACGACTCCATCACGTGCGCCTGCACGGGGGAGGTGTGCGTCCGCAGCACGATCCCCTCGGCCAGGTAGAAGGTGTCGTGCATGTCCGCCGCGGGGTGGTCGAGCGGCGTGTTCAGCTTGCTGAAGTTGTACTCGACCGTCTCCACCTCGGGGCCCGCCACGCGGGTGAAGCCGAGGTCCCGGAAGATGTCGCAGATCTCGTCCACCACCTGGGTGACGGGGTGGAGCCCGCCCTTCCAGCGGCGGCGGCCGGGGAGCGTGAGGTCCACCTTCGGCCCCGCGTCGGCCGACGCGGCGAAGCCCGCCGTCCGCTCGTCGATCAGCGCGGAGAGCGCGTCCTTCACCCGGTTGGCCTCGGCGCCCACGGCCGGGCGCTCGTCCTGCCCCAGCTCGCCCAGGCGGCGGAGGACGGACGTCAGCCGCCCTTTCCGCCCGAGGTACTCCACGCGCAGCGCCTCGAGCTCCGCCGCGGAAGCAGCGCCGCCCACGGCGGCCTCGCCTTCGCGATGGAGCTCCTTCAGCTGCCCGATCAG is part of the Longimicrobium sp. genome and harbors:
- the pheS gene encoding phenylalanine--tRNA ligase subunit alpha, producing the protein MTSVDANVSVVDELIGQLKELHREGEAAVGGAASAAELEALRVEYLGRKGRLTSVLRRLGELGQDERPAVGAEANRVKDALSALIDERTAGFAASADAGPKVDLTLPGRRRWKGGLHPVTQVVDEICDIFRDLGFTRVAGPEVETVEYNFSKLNTPLDHPAADMHDTFYLAEGIVLRTHTSPVQAHVMESFKPPIRVVVPGTAYRRDPFDASHAPGFEQLEGLAVDEGITFADFKATITAFVHRFFGPNVPVRFRPSFFPFTEPSAEVDVRCQICGGGGCPACKQTGWMEIMGSGMVHPNVFAACGYDPERYTGYAFGMGPGRIAMQRFGLTDIRLLYEDDMRFLGQFA